In one Hemiscyllium ocellatum isolate sHemOce1 chromosome 27 unlocalized genomic scaffold, sHemOce1.pat.X.cur. SUPER_27_unloc_15, whole genome shotgun sequence genomic region, the following are encoded:
- the LOC132807345 gene encoding zinc finger protein 850-like, whose product MEKPEEARPVEKPWKGGDCGKGFRVPSALETHQHSHTGERPFPCTDCGKAFSTSSHLRTHKRVHTGERPFTCSQCGKGFSTSSNLLTHQHVHTGERPFTCSQCGKGFTCSSTLQSHQRVHTGERPFSCPECRKAFSTSSNLLAHQRVHTGERPFTCSQCGKGFTCSSRLRSHQHVHTRERPFSCTTCGKGFTCSSTLRNHQRVHTGERPFTCSQCGKGFTYSSTLRNHQRVHMGEKPFSCPECGKGFTCSSTLQTHQRVHMGERPFSCSQCGKAFTHVFSLMRHQRIHTGERPFSCAECGKAFTQASTLLTHQRVHTGERPFSCPECGKAFTQASNLLTHQRVHTGERPFTCSQCGKGFRYSSHLLIHQRVHTGERPFSCPECGKGFSTSTILLRHQRIHTGERPFICSQCGKGFTYSCNLRKHQRVHSLNPSGPQQFMTVISVRGINAFWFLFEDVFSIRWDWTRDPTVAAHCVWSLKQLYGLGRGFHGREGLYTCLCAAEAVAMEKAEESRPVEKPWKCGDCGKGFRVPSALETHRRSHTGERPFPCTECGKAFRHSSHLLAHQRGHTGERPFSCPDCGKAFIYFSALLAHGRIHTGERPFSCPECGKAFRSSATLRTHQRFHAGERPFSCTECGKAFRYSSTLLSHQRVHTGQRPFSCPECGKAFTHVSALRTHRRVHTGERPFSCPECVKAFTDISSLMRHQRVHTGERPFTCPECGKAFSNTSSLMRHQRIHTGERPFTCSQCGKAFSSSSTLLTHQRVHTGERPYTCPQCGKGFTCSSNLRSHQQIHTGERPFSCPECGKAFRDSSTLLIHQRIHTGERPFSCPECGKAFTQASTLLRHQRVRTGARPFSCPECGKAFSDSSTLRSHQHVHTGQRPFSCSQCGKAFTHVSSLLTHQRIHTGERPFSCPECGKAFTQVSTLLRHQQVHTGERPFSCPECGKAFSNSSALLTHQHVHTGESPFSCPECGKAFTQASTLLRHQRVHTGERPFSCPECRKAFSDSSTLRSHQRVHTGERPFTCSQCGKGFICSSNLRRHRHVHTGEKPFSCPECGKAFSNSSALLAHQRVHTGERPFTCSQCEKGFTCSSTLQSHQRIHTGERPFSCAQCGKGFTCSSHLQTHQRIHTGERPFSCSECGKAFTQVSTLLRHQRVHTREMSFSCPGGGKAFSDSSTLLTHRRVHTGERPFTCSQCGKGFRYSSHLLTHWRVHTGEKPFSCPECGKAFSTSSSLLRHQRIHTGERPFICSQCGKGFTYSSQLRSHQPVHVPSQGD is encoded by the exons atggagaaacctgaaGAAGcccgccctgtggagaaaccgtggaagggtggtgactgtgggaaaggcttccgtgtcccgtctgccctggagactcatcagcatagtcacaccggggagaggccattcccctgcaccgactgcgggaaggccttcagcacatcctcccacctgcggacccacaagcgggtccacacgggggaaaggcccttcacctgctctcagtgcgggaagggcttcagtaCTTCCTCCaatctgctgacccaccagcatgtccacaccggggagaggccgttcacctgctctcaatgcgggaagggcttcacctgctcctccaccctgcAGAGCCACcaacgggtccacacgggggagaggcccttcagctgccccgagtgcaggaaggccttcagcacttcctccaacctgctggcccaccagcgggtccacaccggggaaaggccattcacctgctctcagtgcgggaagggcttcacctgctcctcccgcCTGCGAAGCCACCAGCATGTGCACAcaagggagaggcccttcagctgcaccacgtgtgggaagggcttcacttGCTCCTCCACCCTGCGGaaccaccagcgtgtccacaccggggagaggccgttcacctgctctcagtgcgggaagggcttcacttACTCCTCCACCCTGCGGAACCACCAACGTGTCCACAtgggggagaagcccttcagctgccccgagtgtgggaagggcttcacctgctcctccaccctccagacccaccagcgtgtccacatgggggagaggcccttcagctgctctcagtgcgggaaggcctttacccatgTCTTCTCCCTGatgaggcaccagcggatccacacgggggagaggcctttcagctgcgcagagtgcgggaaggcctttacccaggcctccaccctgctgacccaccagcgggtccacacgggggagaggcccttcagctgcccagagtgtgggaaggcctttacccaggcctccaacctgctgacccaccagcgggtccacaccggggagaggccattcacctgctctcagtgcgggaagggcttcaggtattcctcccacctgctgatccaccagcgggtccacacgggggagaggcccttcagctgccccgagtgcgggaagggctttagcACATCCACcatcctgctgaggcaccagcggatccacaccggggagaggccgttcatctgctctcagtgcgggaagggcttcacctactcctGCAACCTGCGgaagcaccagcgagttcac tcactcaatccatcgggaccacAACAATTTATGACTGTGATTTCTGTGAGAGGGATCaacgctttttggttcctgtttgaggacgttttcagcatcaggtgggactggacgagagaccccactgttgcagcgcactgtgtgtggagcctgaaacagttatacggcctgggAAGGGGATTTCACGGCAGAGAGGGACtctacacgtgtttgtgtgcagctgaagctgtggccatggagaaagctgaggaatcccgccctgtggagaaaccgtggaagtgtggtgactgtgggaaaggcttccgtgtcccatctgccctggagactcatcgacgcagtcacaccggggagaggccattcccctgcaccgagTGCGGGAAAgccttcagacattcctcccacctgctggcccaccagcggggccacacgggggaaaggcccttcagctgcccagattgtgggaaggccttcatatATTTCTCTGCCCTGTTGGCCCATGGGCGGatccacacaggagagaggcctttcagctgccctgagtgtgggaaggccttcaggtcTTCCGCCACCCTGCGGACCCACCAGCGTTTCCACGCGGGGGAAAGGCCGTTCAGCTGcaccgagtgcgggaaggccttcaggtattcctccaccctgctgagccaccagcgtgtccacacggggcagaggcccttcagctgccctgagtgcgggaaggcctttacccatgTCTCCGCCCTGCGGACCCACcggcgtgtccacaccggggagagacccttTAGCTGCCCTGAGTGCGTGAAGGCCTTTACCGACATCTCCTCCCtgatgaggcaccagcgggtccacaccggagaaaggcccttcacctgccccgagtgtgggaaggcctttagcaacacctcctccctgatgaggcaccagcggatccacacaggggagaggccctttacctgctctcagtgcgggaaggccttcagcagttcctccacgctgctgacccaccagcgggtccacaccggggagagaccgtacacctgccctcagtgcgggaagggctttacctgctcctccaacctgcggagccaccagcagatccacaccggggagaggcccttcagctgtccagagtgtgggaaggcctttcgtgattcctccaccctgctgatccaccagcga atccacacgggggagaggcccttcagctgcccagagtgcgggaaggcctttacccaggcctccaccctgctgaggcaccagcgtgtCCGCACGGGGGCAAGGCCCTTCAgttgccctgagtgcgggaaggccttcagcgattcctccaccctgcggagccaccagcatgtccacacagggcagaggcccttcagctgctctcagtgcgggaaggcttTTACCCACGTCTcctccctgctgacccaccagcgtatccacacgggggagag gcccttcagctgcccagagtgcgggaaggcctttactcaggtctccaccctgctgaggcaccagcaggtccacaccggggagaggcccttcagctgccccgagtgcgggaaggccttcagcaattcctccgccctgcttacccaccagcatgtccacacgggggagagccccttcagctgcccagagtgcgggaaggcctttacccaggcctccaccctgctgaggcaccagcgtgtccacacgggggaaaggcccttcagctgccctgagtgtaggaaggccttcagcgattcctccaccctgcggagtcaccagcgggtccacaccggggagaggccgttcacctgctctcagtgcgggaagggcttcatctGCTCTTCCAACCTGCGGAGACATCGGcatgtccacacgggggagaagcccttcagctgccccgagtgtgggaaggccttcagcaattcctccgccctgctggcccaccagcgggtccacactggggagaggccgttcacctgctctcagtgtgagaagggcttcacctgctcctccaccctgcagagccaccagcggatccacacgggggagaggcccttcagctgtgctcagtgtgggaagggcttcacctgctcctcccatctgcagacccaccagcggatccacacgggggagaggccgttcagctgctcagagtgcgggaaggctttTACCCAGgtctccaccctgctgaggcaccagcgtgtccacaccagggagatgtccttcagctgccccggaggtgggaaggccttcagtgattcctccaccctgctgacccaccggcgggtccacaccggggagaggccattcacctgctctcagtgtgggaagggcttcaggtattcctcCCACTTGCTGACCCACTGgagggtccacacgggggagaagcccttcagctgccccgagtgtgggaaggccttcagcacatcttcctccctgctgaggcaccagcggatccacaccggggagaggccgttcatctgctctcagtgcgggaagggcttcacttACTCCTCCCAACTGCGGAGCCACCAGCCAGTTCACGTGCCTtcacagggggattga